In one Nocardia tengchongensis genomic region, the following are encoded:
- the mtrB gene encoding MtrAB system histidine kinase MtrB codes for MAWFRNLGEQLGHVWRRSLQLRVVVSTLTLSLIVITILGVVLTSQITDRLLDAKINAAVEEMGRARNTVQNQLTGVHDSGTQQSRLDDARRALFSSAGGTQTGGAAGSYEAALAMTGDTGQEINSGAIQEIPAELRQFVKQRQVSYQFATVASPDGYKGKALIIGSPSADIDSLEIYLIFPLTNEERSLSLMRGTMLIGGIVLLVLLAAITALVTRQVVLPIRSAARIASRFADGRLKERMLVRGEDDMARLAMSFNEMAESLSNQITQLEEFGNLQRRFTSDVSHELRTPLTTVRMAADLIHGSSDDLDPALARSAELLVNELDRFEGLLNDLLEISRHDAGVAELQVESLDVRMCARAAVSTVRHLARESGVELVVDMPEEPLVAEVDPRRVERVLRNLLANAIDHSEGKPVLMRMRGDADANAVAIVVRDQGVGLRPGEEKLVFNRFWRSDPSRMRRSGGTGLGLSISVEDANLHEGKLEAWGEIGVGASFRLTLPLVRGRKLGPSPLSLEPPKFRGAVSPEQLALDIAGSDAAPAADAAAAGPDSAPSGLLGSAALESEPTATEPGTTESGNDPAVPELLGETEGGEPGFEAIAPEFPAATVIDGPTATAEDVEAAAADLVDAADLAAADALAVHEGFAPGDDSRSDEDAETPDPAQRNGTASGRETSGGSAPAEQGDGQS; via the coding sequence ATGGCCTGGTTCCGCAACCTCGGCGAGCAACTGGGCCATGTTTGGCGGCGTTCGCTGCAGCTGCGTGTCGTCGTGTCCACCCTCACTCTGTCGCTGATCGTCATCACGATTCTGGGCGTCGTGCTCACGAGTCAGATCACCGACCGGCTGTTGGACGCGAAGATCAACGCGGCCGTGGAGGAAATGGGCCGCGCCCGCAACACCGTTCAGAACCAACTGACCGGTGTGCACGACTCGGGCACCCAGCAGAGTCGCCTGGACGACGCCCGCCGCGCGCTGTTCTCCAGCGCCGGCGGGACCCAGACCGGCGGCGCCGCAGGCAGTTATGAGGCTGCCCTGGCCATGACCGGGGACACCGGACAGGAGATCAACTCCGGCGCCATCCAGGAGATCCCCGCCGAGCTGCGGCAATTCGTGAAGCAGCGGCAGGTTTCCTACCAATTCGCGACTGTCGCGAGCCCGGATGGGTACAAGGGCAAAGCGCTGATCATCGGCAGCCCGTCGGCGGACATCGATTCGCTCGAGATCTACCTGATCTTCCCGCTGACCAATGAAGAACGCAGCCTGTCGCTCATGCGCGGCACCATGCTCATCGGCGGCATCGTGCTGCTCGTGTTGCTGGCCGCCATCACGGCGCTGGTGACCAGACAGGTGGTGCTGCCCATCAGATCCGCGGCGCGCATCGCGAGTCGGTTCGCCGATGGCCGCCTCAAAGAGCGCATGCTGGTGCGCGGTGAGGACGATATGGCCAGGCTGGCCATGTCGTTCAACGAGATGGCCGAAAGTCTGTCCAACCAGATCACCCAACTCGAGGAGTTCGGAAATCTGCAGCGCCGCTTCACCTCCGACGTCAGCCACGAATTGCGCACCCCGTTGACCACGGTGCGCATGGCGGCCGACCTCATCCACGGATCCAGCGACGACCTGGACCCGGCGCTGGCGCGTTCGGCCGAACTGCTCGTCAACGAACTCGACCGGTTCGAGGGCCTGCTCAACGACCTGCTCGAGATCAGCCGCCACGACGCGGGTGTGGCCGAGCTGCAAGTGGAATCGCTCGACGTGCGCATGTGCGCGCGGGCCGCGGTCTCCACCGTGCGGCACCTGGCCCGTGAATCCGGCGTGGAACTCGTGGTCGACATGCCCGAGGAACCCCTTGTCGCCGAGGTGGATCCGCGCCGCGTCGAGCGGGTGCTGCGCAATCTGCTCGCCAACGCCATCGACCACAGCGAGGGCAAACCGGTGCTCATGCGCATGCGCGGCGACGCCGACGCCAACGCGGTCGCCATCGTGGTGCGCGACCAGGGCGTGGGCCTGCGGCCCGGCGAGGAGAAGCTGGTGTTCAACCGCTTCTGGCGCTCGGACCCCTCCCGCATGCGCCGCTCCGGCGGCACCGGCCTGGGCCTGTCCATCAGCGTCGAGGACGCCAACCTGCACGAGGGCAAGCTCGAGGCGTGGGGCGAGATCGGCGTGGGCGCGAGCTTCCGGCTTACCCTGCCGCTGGTCCGCGGCCGCAAACTCGGTCCCAGCCCACTCTCGCTGGAACCGCCCAAGTTTCGCGGCGCGGTCTCACCCGAACAGCTGGCCCTCGACATCGCGGGCTCCGATGCCGCACCGGCCGCCGACGCCGCCGCGGCGGGCCCGGATTCCGCCCCCTCGGGGCTGCTCGGCTCGGCGGCGCTCGAATCCGAGCCCACCGCAACCGAACCGGGAACCACCGAATCCGGGAACGACCCCGCGGTCCCGGAGCTCCTCGGGGAAACCGAGGGCGGCGAGCCGGGTTTCGAGGCGATCGCCCCGGAATTCCCCGCCGCCACGGTGATCGACGGGCCTACCGCGACGGCCGAGGATGTCGAGGCGGCCGCCGCCGATCTCGTCGACGCCGCCGACCTGGCCGCGGCCGACGCCCTGGCCGTCCACGAGGGCTTCGCCCCCGGCGACGACTCCCGCTCGGACGAGGACGCCGAGACCCCGGACCCGGCGCAGCGCAACGGAACCGCTTCCGGCCGTGAAACTTCCGGGGGCTCCGCGCCGGCCGAGCAGGGCGACGGCCAATCATGA